A single region of the Saprospiraceae bacterium genome encodes:
- a CDS encoding M56 family metallopeptidase, whose protein sequence is MTIIEYFMSDALIQAIGQSMLHSLWQGLLIVGLLSLSWHYLKGASAATRYGVGILGLFLFSGMVLATFIGIYNNLSASEVIAGMGPGESFYELANPFAAAIGETEGGMNFPTVFFPFLVISWLAGVGMMSIRLVLELVYIQRLQINASPISGQWMDHMQTYADRLGIRRVVRLMESDWVTSPLTVGVIQPVILMPIGLVNGLTTDQVACILAHELAHIQRYDFAVNILQSIVEVALFFNPAVWWISKNIREERELCCDDVAVGLTKNKHQLAYTLAKLEEWRLETPSLAMSFNAPESKVIARIQRLIGEEPKANVLTKGWLSILLITAFFVLAAFRTSPILERQVGAAMANPADAEMDARPVLAERVAAAESILAAQALADENRARSSSPAIFQIAQDTIPPEALKALRKKEQALIEQMEALAREMENSPERQEMEKLMREFETAHRKFEEEWQGENEGLEKEMERIERKLSEEMREKEKALMESPDMKKFEEIHKAFEKKAEAIAREIETRGDLKNNEALHMELQKKMEDLHREFQLQQGDLELKLQTQMKALNEVHERFMQSDEMKKLQEVREKQQEAFQKLNSETNQKTQARMQELQEKLQRDYHDKMQKLQIELHEISKQLGDQRQYREE, encoded by the coding sequence ATGACAATCATTGAATATTTCATGTCTGATGCACTCATACAGGCCATCGGACAAAGCATGTTGCATTCCCTTTGGCAAGGGCTTTTGATCGTTGGTTTATTGAGCCTTAGCTGGCATTACCTAAAGGGTGCAAGTGCCGCCACTCGGTATGGGGTGGGTATCCTGGGGCTATTCCTCTTTTCGGGGATGGTATTGGCAACGTTCATTGGCATTTATAACAATTTATCTGCAAGCGAGGTGATTGCGGGGATGGGGCCAGGGGAGTCGTTTTATGAGTTAGCCAACCCCTTTGCGGCAGCGATAGGTGAAACGGAAGGAGGTATGAATTTCCCGACTGTTTTTTTCCCTTTTTTAGTTATCTCCTGGTTAGCAGGTGTAGGGATGATGTCTATCCGTTTGGTCTTAGAATTGGTGTATATTCAGCGTTTGCAAATCAATGCCAGTCCTATCTCAGGCCAATGGATGGATCATATGCAGACTTATGCGGATCGACTGGGCATCCGTAGAGTGGTGCGTCTGATGGAGAGTGATTGGGTCACTAGTCCCTTAACGGTAGGTGTTATACAGCCAGTTATCTTAATGCCTATTGGCTTAGTTAACGGTTTAACAACCGACCAGGTTGCCTGTATTCTGGCACATGAATTGGCGCATATCCAGCGCTATGATTTTGCTGTGAATATCTTGCAGTCGATTGTAGAAGTGGCGCTCTTTTTTAACCCCGCTGTTTGGTGGATTTCCAAAAACATAAGGGAAGAACGCGAATTGTGTTGTGATGATGTCGCTGTAGGTTTAACGAAGAATAAACATCAACTTGCCTATACCCTTGCCAAATTAGAGGAATGGCGACTGGAAACGCCTTCTTTGGCCATGTCTTTTAATGCTCCGGAAAGTAAAGTCATCGCTCGCATTCAGCGATTGATAGGCGAAGAACCGAAAGCTAATGTGTTGACCAAAGGTTGGCTCAGTATATTATTAATAACCGCCTTTTTTGTTTTGGCAGCCTTTAGGACCAGCCCCATATTAGAAAGGCAAGTAGGAGCGGCCATGGCTAATCCAGCAGACGCAGAAATGGATGCAAGGCCGGTCCTGGCCGAACGGGTGGCAGCTGCCGAATCGATATTAGCCGCTCAGGCGCTGGCTGATGAAAACCGCGCAAGGTCTTCTTCTCCCGCTATATTCCAGATAGCTCAAGATACCATTCCACCGGAAGCGTTGAAGGCACTTCGCAAAAAAGAGCAAGCCTTGATAGAACAAATGGAGGCCTTGGCCAGAGAAATGGAGAACAGCCCCGAAAGACAGGAAATGGAAAAATTGATGCGTGAATTTGAAACCGCTCATCGAAAATTTGAGGAAGAATGGCAAGGAGAAAATGAAGGTTTAGAGAAAGAAATGGAACGCATCGAAAGAAAGTTGTCGGAAGAAATGAGAGAAAAAGAAAAAGCCCTCATGGAATCGCCTGACATGAAGAAATTTGAAGAAATTCACAAGGCTTTTGAGAAAAAGGCGGAGGCTATTGCTCGAGAAATAGAAACCAGGGGCGACTTAAAAAACAATGAGGCCCTTCATATGGAGTTGCAAAAGAAAATGGAGGACTTGCATAGGGAATTCCAGCTACAGCAAGGAGATTTGGAGCTAAAATTGCAAACACAAATGAAAGCGCTCAATGAAGTACATGAACGATTTATGCAGAGTGATGAGATGAAAAAACTTCAGGAAGTGAGAGAAAAGCAACAAGAAGCTTTTCAAAAACTAAATTCAGAAACGAATCAAAAAACACAGGCGCGCATGCAGGAATTACAAGAAAAGCTGCAGCGAGATTATCATGATAAAATGCAAAAGCTGCAAATAGAATTGCATGAAATCTCCAAGCAATTGGGAGATCAGCGGCAATATCGGGAGGAGTAG
- a CDS encoding M48 family metalloprotease, with the protein MKKSSPFSFVQYTSLILAFFLVGACAVNPVTGKKQVMFMSESQEIALGAGADPSIVAEFGSYENEAIQAFIQKKGQEMASISHRSNLKFEFKVLDSPVVNAFALPGGYVYFTRGILAHFNNEAQFAGVLGHEIGHVTARHGASQQTKQILYSGGLMLGMVLSPQLAQLGDVASQSLGLLFLKFGRDDESQSDRLGVEYSTKIGYDAKEMAKFFGVLDRLTGGPEGRVPTFMSTHPDPADRNVKVDEMAKEWQAKSTGQNFAINRDSYLRLIDGIVYGEDPRQGFVEDNNFYHPELKFQFPTPVGWQVQNSPQQLAMAPKDGKAVMIMNLAQGQSLEAAATATTEQYKLKTISSKSTTVNGFQAIEMVSEMVNEQQQQQQGQQAQAVQIQTYLILYNNLIYRFLGMSYAQDFGAYQTVFLNTMRNFKTLTDPNKLNRQPERIAVKAVQQGGTLADVFRFYGLDSKRHEEFAILNDMQLSDAVPTGMLIKVLQW; encoded by the coding sequence ATGAAAAAATCAAGTCCCTTTTCCTTCGTACAATATACTTCTTTAATATTGGCTTTTTTCCTTGTAGGCGCGTGTGCAGTTAACCCCGTAACAGGTAAGAAGCAAGTAATGTTTATGTCAGAGAGCCAGGAAATTGCCTTAGGCGCAGGTGCTGACCCTAGTATTGTCGCCGAATTTGGTAGTTATGAAAATGAGGCAATCCAGGCATTCATCCAGAAAAAAGGCCAAGAGATGGCCAGTATTTCGCATCGATCCAACCTGAAATTCGAGTTTAAGGTACTGGATTCTCCAGTGGTCAATGCTTTTGCATTGCCTGGCGGCTATGTCTATTTCACCCGTGGCATTTTGGCGCACTTCAATAATGAAGCTCAATTTGCAGGCGTTTTGGGGCACGAGATAGGGCACGTTACGGCGCGCCACGGTGCGAGCCAACAAACGAAGCAAATCCTTTATTCTGGGGGCTTGATGCTTGGCATGGTACTTTCGCCGCAGCTGGCGCAGTTGGGAGATGTAGCTAGCCAAAGTTTGGGCCTGTTGTTCCTCAAGTTTGGCCGGGACGATGAAAGTCAATCCGACCGATTGGGGGTAGAATATTCCACCAAGATCGGCTATGATGCCAAAGAAATGGCCAAATTCTTTGGTGTACTAGATCGTTTGACGGGTGGCCCGGAAGGCCGGGTACCAACATTTATGTCCACCCACCCCGATCCTGCCGACCGAAACGTTAAGGTGGATGAAATGGCCAAAGAGTGGCAAGCTAAATCAACTGGCCAAAATTTTGCTATCAATCGAGACAGTTACCTTCGCCTGATAGACGGCATTGTCTATGGCGAAGATCCTCGCCAGGGATTTGTGGAAGACAATAACTTTTACCATCCGGAATTGAAATTCCAATTCCCAACGCCTGTGGGTTGGCAAGTCCAGAACTCCCCTCAGCAATTGGCCATGGCACCCAAGGACGGAAAGGCCGTCATGATCATGAATTTGGCCCAAGGCCAGTCCTTGGAGGCAGCAGCAACAGCCACCACCGAACAGTACAAATTAAAAACGATTTCTTCCAAAAGTACAACGGTAAATGGTTTTCAAGCGATTGAAATGGTGTCAGAGATGGTAAATGAGCAACAACAGCAGCAACAAGGACAGCAAGCCCAAGCAGTACAAATTCAAACCTATCTTATCCTGTACAACAACTTGATCTATAGGTTCTTGGGCATGTCTTATGCTCAAGATTTTGGTGCTTACCAGACCGTTTTTCTGAATACTATGCGCAATTTCAAAACCTTGACTGATCCCAACAAGCTCAATCGCCAACCCGAGCGGATTGCCGTCAAAGCAGTGCAACAAGGCGGCACCTTGGCTGATGTCTTTCGTTTTTATGGACTGGACAGCAAACGACACGAAGAATTTGCCATTCTGAATGATATGCAACTGAGTGACGCCGTTCCTACGGGAATGTTAATCAAAGTACTGCAGTGGTAA
- a CDS encoding BlaI/MecI/CopY family transcriptional regulator, translating to MDKKPTDAELEVLSVLWEHGASSVRFVHTELNKNRKVVYTTTLKMMQVMADKDFLKRDTSQKTHLYEAIVKKDIIQENMVDKLLNTVFEGSPLKLAMHALGHQKTSMQDLARIKDLIQQLEKDNHDNH from the coding sequence ATGGACAAGAAACCTACTGATGCAGAACTCGAAGTCTTAAGTGTGCTATGGGAACATGGCGCATCCAGCGTTCGTTTTGTGCATACCGAACTAAACAAAAACCGTAAAGTCGTTTATACTACCACGCTCAAAATGATGCAAGTCATGGCGGACAAAGACTTTCTAAAAAGGGACACTTCGCAGAAGACACACCTGTACGAAGCCATTGTAAAAAAGGATATCATTCAAGAGAACATGGTGGATAAATTGCTGAACACGGTTTTTGAAGGCTCACCGCTCAAATTAGCCATGCATGCATTGGGTCATCAAAAGACCAGCATGCAGGATTTGGCACGAATCAAAGATTTAATTCAACAATTAGAAAAAGACAATCATGACAATCATTGA
- a CDS encoding zinc-dependent peptidase: MPSRLLAIPFAVGFVFFFYLTWSKDEAYAIYIIPCSIMLGMIFVFSPQINWWWYKKYPPDLPDGIRRFFGEHFTWYRNLPLRQKESFRQKTAMFSMATDFKPMVMPNVPEDVKAIVSASAVQLTFGLEDFLLPKFENVVIYPHPFPSPQYPDRFHLSEIFEEDGVVLFSLDHLVKSFAEPTSYYHIGLHEYAKIFMLSYPNEPYPNLGEDIWVKLEAISHFSRQAIENWINLADIEALPVSIAHFFVFPQRFKEVLPDIYRIYALIFRQDPAASAH, translated from the coding sequence ATGCCATCTAGACTATTAGCTATCCCCTTTGCAGTGGGCTTTGTATTTTTCTTTTACTTAACTTGGTCCAAAGACGAGGCCTATGCTATTTATATTATTCCGTGTAGCATCATGCTAGGGATGATCTTTGTTTTTAGTCCGCAAATCAATTGGTGGTGGTATAAAAAGTATCCACCGGATTTACCAGACGGAATTCGTCGTTTTTTCGGAGAGCATTTTACCTGGTATCGAAATTTGCCTCTCCGTCAAAAGGAATCCTTTCGCCAAAAAACGGCGATGTTTAGTATGGCTACAGATTTCAAACCAATGGTGATGCCTAATGTCCCGGAAGATGTAAAAGCAATCGTAAGTGCTAGTGCAGTTCAATTGACCTTTGGGTTAGAAGATTTCCTGTTGCCAAAGTTTGAAAACGTAGTGATTTATCCTCATCCTTTTCCTTCGCCACAATACCCTGACCGGTTTCATTTGTCGGAAATCTTCGAAGAAGACGGGGTAGTGCTCTTTTCCTTAGATCACCTGGTCAAAAGTTTTGCCGAACCCACAAGTTATTATCATATCGGTTTGCATGAATACGCCAAGATCTTTATGCTTTCTTATCCGAATGAGCCTTATCCAAACTTAGGAGAAGACATTTGGGTAAAACTGGAAGCCATCAGTCATTTCAGTCGACAAGCCATTGAAAACTGGATAAACCTGGCTGATATTGAAGCGCTACCGGTTAGTATTGCTCACTTTTTTGTATTTCCACAGCGATTTAAGGAAGTACTACCTGACATATATAGGATCTATGCCTTAATTTTCAGGCAAGATCCTGCCGCGTCAGCGCATTAA
- the hisB gene encoding bifunctional histidinol-phosphatase/imidazoleglycerol-phosphate dehydratase HisB: protein MKKLLILDRDGTLVLEPPVDYQLDALEKLEFYPMVFTYLGRMVRELDYELIMITNQDGLGTDAFPEDTFWPAHYKLMKAFENEGITFKDVLIDRTFPHENAPTRKPRTGLMEPYMNGEYDLTNSIVIGDRLTDMELAKNLGAKGIWLNNEPDLGAGELQNKREELDGSIGLVTTSWEKIYEWLKLPARTARIHRKTKETDILIELNLDGEGKADHDTGIGFFDHMLDQLARHAVCDLTIKVKGDLHIDEHHTIEDTALALGEAFHQAIGDKMGLERYGYCLPMDDCLAQVAIDFGGRPWLVWEASFKRERIGEMPTEMFYHFFKSFSDTAKCNLNIKAEGENEHHKIEAIFKAWARAIKMAKWRDIENMQLPSTKGVL, encoded by the coding sequence ATGAAAAAACTATTAATTTTAGATCGAGACGGAACGTTGGTATTGGAACCACCAGTGGATTACCAATTAGATGCATTGGAGAAGCTGGAATTTTATCCTATGGTATTCACTTACCTCGGGCGTATGGTAAGGGAGTTGGACTATGAACTGATCATGATTACGAATCAGGATGGTTTGGGGACGGATGCTTTCCCCGAGGACACTTTTTGGCCTGCTCATTATAAGCTGATGAAAGCGTTTGAAAACGAGGGAATCACCTTCAAAGATGTGCTCATTGACCGGACTTTTCCGCACGAAAATGCGCCTACACGTAAACCTCGTACCGGGCTGATGGAGCCTTACATGAATGGTGAATATGATTTGACCAATTCTATCGTTATTGGCGATCGGCTGACCGATATGGAATTGGCCAAAAACCTTGGGGCTAAAGGCATTTGGTTGAACAATGAACCAGACTTAGGTGCAGGGGAGCTGCAAAATAAAAGAGAGGAACTAGACGGTAGTATTGGACTCGTGACCACTAGCTGGGAAAAAATTTACGAGTGGCTTAAATTACCCGCCCGCACTGCTCGCATCCACCGAAAAACGAAAGAAACCGATATTTTGATCGAACTCAACCTCGATGGTGAAGGTAAGGCGGATCATGATACCGGGATTGGATTCTTTGATCATATGCTCGATCAACTTGCACGCCATGCCGTTTGTGATTTGACCATTAAGGTAAAGGGAGATTTGCATATAGATGAACACCATACGATCGAAGATACTGCGCTTGCCTTGGGAGAGGCCTTCCATCAAGCCATTGGAGATAAAATGGGACTTGAACGTTATGGCTACTGCTTGCCAATGGATGATTGCCTGGCCCAGGTGGCCATCGATTTTGGGGGACGACCCTGGTTGGTATGGGAAGCTAGTTTCAAAAGGGAAAGGATTGGTGAAATGCCAACGGAGATGTTCTATCACTTTTTCAAATCTTTTAGCGATACGGCCAAGTGCAATCTCAATATCAAAGCAGAAGGGGAAAATGAGCACCATAAAATAGAAGCCATTTTCAAGGCCTGGGCCCGAGCCATCAAGATGGCAAAGTGGCGGGATATAGAAAACATGCAGCTGCCTTCTACGAAGGGTGTTTTGTAA
- the hisH gene encoding imidazole glycerol phosphate synthase subunit HisH, which yields MSIAIINYNAGNVRSVLFAMERLGVEANLTDDHAQIRAADKVIFPGVGEASTTMKYLRNKGLDEVIRSLTQPVLGICLGMQLLCDYSEENDTPCLGIIPQNVRLFKPSNGEKVPHMGWNQLQRLEGSWLSPTLEGGFAYFVHSYYVEKGAFTSALTDYVMPFSSVLKKDNFYATQFHPEKSGKVGEQVLKDFLTL from the coding sequence ATGTCAATAGCTATTATCAATTACAATGCAGGGAATGTCCGCTCTGTCCTTTTTGCGATGGAGCGCCTAGGCGTGGAAGCCAATTTGACAGATGACCATGCGCAGATCAGGGCTGCGGATAAAGTTATTTTCCCGGGCGTCGGTGAGGCGAGTACAACCATGAAATACCTTCGGAATAAAGGCTTGGATGAGGTGATTCGTAGTTTGACTCAACCCGTCCTTGGCATATGTCTGGGTATGCAGTTGCTTTGTGATTATTCGGAAGAGAACGATACGCCTTGTCTTGGTATTATTCCGCAAAATGTCCGTTTATTTAAGCCATCTAATGGCGAAAAAGTGCCACATATGGGTTGGAACCAACTTCAACGCTTGGAAGGTAGTTGGTTGAGTCCCACCTTGGAGGGGGGCTTTGCCTATTTTGTACATAGTTACTACGTGGAAAAAGGAGCGTTTACTTCTGCCTTAACAGATTATGTCATGCCCTTTAGCTCAGTCCTGAAAAAAGACAACTTTTACGCTACCCAGTTTCACCCAGAGAAATCAGGCAAAGTGGGAGAACAGGTCCTTAAGGATTTTTTAACCCTATAA
- the hisC gene encoding histidinol-phosphate transaminase: MNVENLVRPNIRQLSPYSSARSEFKGQAEVFIDANENPFETGLNRYPDPLQWQLKEAISHIWEIPKEHIFLGNGSDEVIDLLVRIFCEPRIDHIITLPPTYGMYKVSASIEDIAIKEILLTPDYQPRLEPILSATTPQSKILFLCSPNNPTGNDLEPELVFRLLDQFPGIVVIDEAYIDFSSQESFRRYLKTYPNLVVTQTFSKAWGLAGIRLGMAFASEAIIAYLNKVKPPYNVNQLTQKAALEALQNQQQQAEWVDTILKERDLLADRLKAFAFVKKIHPSAANFLLVEVEQPKDLYQFLVEHGIIARDRSSVPLCEGCLRLTVGRPEENQLLLSVLQAYQA; encoded by the coding sequence ATGAATGTCGAAAACCTAGTTCGGCCAAATATTAGGCAATTGAGTCCTTATTCTTCTGCCAGAAGTGAATTCAAAGGCCAGGCAGAGGTGTTTATTGATGCCAATGAGAACCCTTTTGAAACGGGCTTGAATCGTTATCCGGACCCACTACAATGGCAATTGAAGGAAGCCATTAGCCATATTTGGGAAATACCCAAGGAGCACATTTTTCTGGGAAATGGTAGCGATGAAGTCATTGATCTATTGGTTCGAATCTTTTGTGAACCGAGGATCGACCACATCATTACACTTCCGCCGACCTATGGGATGTACAAAGTCAGTGCTTCGATCGAAGACATTGCCATCAAGGAAATTCTTTTAACACCCGATTATCAACCTCGGCTGGAGCCCATACTTTCCGCTACCACACCTCAATCAAAAATCTTATTTTTGTGCAGCCCTAATAACCCGACGGGCAACGACCTTGAGCCAGAACTGGTTTTTCGTTTGCTCGATCAATTCCCCGGGATTGTAGTGATCGACGAAGCCTATATTGATTTTTCGTCGCAAGAGAGTTTTCGCCGCTACCTTAAAACATACCCTAACCTGGTCGTTACCCAAACCTTTTCGAAAGCCTGGGGTTTGGCAGGAATCCGTCTGGGAATGGCCTTTGCATCGGAGGCGATTATTGCTTATCTAAATAAGGTGAAACCGCCCTATAATGTGAACCAATTAACCCAAAAGGCAGCCTTAGAAGCACTGCAAAACCAGCAGCAACAGGCGGAATGGGTCGACACCATTTTGAAGGAAAGAGACTTGTTAGCGGATCGACTTAAGGCGTTTGCTTTTGTAAAAAAAATCCATCCTTCTGCTGCAAATTTTTTGTTGGTGGAAGTCGAACAGCCCAAAGACCTGTACCAATTCCTTGTTGAACACGGGATCATTGCCCGGGATCGTTCTAGCGTTCCTCTTTGCGAAGGATGTTTGCGACTTACGGTCGGTAGACCAGAAGAGAATCAATTGCTTTTAAGCGTGTTACAAGCCTATCAAGCCTAA
- the hisD gene encoding histidinol dehydrogenase: protein MKTYFFPDKAVWPSILQRPAIDHSDLEATVSEVLQTIRKEGDQALKRYSKQFDGVDVADFVVSEHEIQAAEASLSDTLKTAIQVAKKNIAYFHEQQKSAVQVVETMPGVQCWRKSVGIEKVGLYIPGGTAPLFSTVLMLGIPAKLAGCQEIVLCSPPRTGGNVHPAIIYAAHLVGVTKIFKVGGVQAIGAMAYGTETVPQVYKIFGPGNQYVTAAKQLVNKEGLPIDMPAGPSEVLVCADESANPDFVAADLLSQAEHGSDSQVLLVAFSKETVEAVQVALAAQLAQLPRKEIAAGALANSSAIVLKNRAEALAFINAYAPEHLILAVNDAEEMGEEIVNAGSVFLGNYTPESVGDYASGTNHTLPTNGFARSYSGVSLDSFVKKITFQKLSRRGLSLIGPSVETMAEAEELIAHKNAVTIRIKSL from the coding sequence ATGAAAACGTATTTTTTCCCAGATAAAGCAGTATGGCCCTCCATTTTGCAAAGGCCAGCGATAGATCATTCCGACTTGGAAGCTACGGTTAGCGAGGTACTCCAAACTATTCGCAAGGAAGGAGATCAAGCTTTAAAGCGTTACAGTAAACAATTTGATGGGGTAGATGTAGCCGATTTTGTGGTCAGTGAGCACGAAATACAAGCGGCTGAAGCCAGTTTAAGTGATACCTTGAAGACGGCTATACAAGTGGCCAAAAAAAATATTGCCTATTTTCATGAGCAACAAAAGTCGGCAGTACAGGTGGTGGAAACGATGCCTGGGGTACAATGTTGGCGCAAAAGTGTTGGGATTGAAAAGGTGGGCTTGTATATACCCGGAGGGACAGCACCCCTTTTTTCGACGGTACTCATGCTTGGCATACCGGCTAAACTAGCGGGCTGCCAGGAAATAGTCCTTTGCTCTCCGCCAAGGACAGGAGGGAATGTGCATCCTGCGATTATCTACGCTGCGCATCTGGTGGGAGTGACTAAGATCTTCAAGGTTGGTGGTGTCCAGGCGATTGGTGCAATGGCTTATGGGACGGAAACGGTTCCGCAGGTGTATAAAATCTTTGGCCCTGGCAATCAGTACGTTACAGCAGCTAAGCAATTGGTGAATAAGGAAGGATTGCCGATTGATATGCCAGCGGGCCCCTCAGAAGTACTGGTTTGTGCCGATGAAAGCGCCAACCCTGATTTCGTGGCCGCAGATTTGCTATCGCAAGCAGAGCATGGCAGCGACAGCCAGGTGCTGTTAGTCGCGTTTTCCAAAGAAACAGTGGAGGCCGTTCAGGTGGCTTTGGCGGCGCAATTGGCACAATTGCCAAGAAAAGAGATAGCAGCAGGTGCTTTGGCCAATAGTTCAGCTATCGTGCTGAAAAATAGGGCAGAAGCCTTGGCCTTTATTAATGCCTATGCACCAGAACACCTTATCCTGGCGGTCAATGATGCAGAGGAAATGGGTGAGGAGATCGTCAATGCGGGTTCCGTGTTTTTGGGGAATTATACACCTGAGTCGGTTGGAGACTATGCTTCGGGGACGAACCATACTTTGCCAACCAATGGGTTTGCCCGGTCATACAGTGGGGTGTCGCTCGACTCTTTTGTTAAAAAAATCACGTTTCAGAAATTGAGCAGGCGAGGACTAAGCTTAATTGGCCCCTCCGTTGAAACGATGGCTGAGGCAGAAGAACTGATCGCACATAAAAATGCCGTTACCATCCGAATCAAATCGCTGTGA
- the hisA gene encoding 1-(5-phosphoribosyl)-5-[(5-phosphoribosylamino)methylideneamino]imidazole-4-carboxamide isomerase: protein MYIIPAIDIIDGKCVRLTQGDYAQKKIYNEDPLEVAKQYEAAGLNRLHLVDLDGAKAKRIINYPVLEKIASQTSLHIDFGGGLKSDEDLRIAFESGARQVTGGTVAVKDEALFLGWLSQHGSERIILGADVKDGYIAVSGWQEKSELELFAFLESYTSQGLKYVICTDIAKDGLLAGSSVDLYRQILERFPQTKLIASGGVTTMAELHLLREIGCFGAIIGKAIYEGNLKLQDLKDF, encoded by the coding sequence ATGTATATTATTCCGGCCATAGATATTATTGACGGTAAATGTGTACGCCTTACCCAAGGCGATTACGCGCAAAAGAAAATCTACAACGAAGACCCGTTGGAAGTAGCCAAACAGTACGAAGCGGCAGGACTTAACCGTCTCCATTTGGTTGACCTTGACGGTGCCAAAGCCAAACGAATTATCAACTACCCTGTATTGGAGAAGATCGCCAGTCAGACCAGCCTTCACATCGATTTTGGGGGTGGCCTGAAATCGGATGAAGACCTGCGCATTGCCTTCGAAAGTGGCGCCCGGCAGGTCACCGGAGGGACCGTGGCCGTCAAGGACGAAGCGCTGTTTCTTGGATGGCTCTCCCAACATGGAAGTGAGCGAATCATCCTGGGCGCCGATGTGAAAGATGGTTATATCGCCGTTAGTGGCTGGCAAGAAAAAAGCGAATTGGAACTGTTCGCCTTTCTCGAAAGCTATACCAGCCAGGGTTTAAAATATGTCATTTGTACTGATATTGCCAAGGACGGATTGTTAGCCGGTAGCTCGGTTGATTTGTATCGTCAAATATTGGAACGTTTTCCCCAGACCAAACTTATTGCTAGCGGCGGCGTTACCACCATGGCAGAACTCCATCTGTTGAGGGAAATTGGCTGTTTCGGCGCTATTATCGGGAAAGCTATTTATGAAGGAAATTTGAAGTTGCAAGATTTAAAAGACTTTTGA
- the hisG gene encoding ATP phosphoribosyltransferase, translating to MDTSTARLKIAVQKSGRLLEDSIEILKECGIKVDNGKDQLKASAHKFPIDLLFLRNSDIPQYVQDGIADIGIIGQNTVIEKEKDIEEVLKLGFSKCRLSIAVPKNTEYTGPSFLEGKRIATSYPNSLQSFLTKHHIQADIHEISGSVEIAPNIGLADAICDLVSTGSTLFKNGLEEKEIILKSEACIVKSLKMPEEVAPILNRLLYRIKSVLTARNNKYLLMNAPNHAIEQIISILPGMKSPTVMPLATEGWSSIHTVISEDRFWEIIEALEGAGAQGILVVPIQKMII from the coding sequence ATGGATACATCAACAGCTCGTCTTAAAATTGCCGTTCAGAAATCAGGCCGCTTGCTCGAAGATTCGATAGAGATCCTGAAAGAATGTGGTATAAAGGTCGATAATGGGAAAGATCAGCTGAAAGCTTCTGCCCATAAATTTCCAATAGATCTTTTATTCTTGCGCAATTCGGATATTCCCCAATACGTTCAGGACGGTATTGCGGATATTGGGATTATTGGCCAGAATACGGTGATTGAAAAAGAAAAAGATATTGAGGAAGTACTTAAGCTTGGCTTTTCGAAATGCAGACTCTCCATTGCCGTTCCCAAAAATACCGAATACACCGGACCCTCCTTTTTGGAAGGCAAAAGAATCGCCACCTCTTATCCCAATTCACTGCAATCATTCCTGACTAAACACCATATTCAGGCAGATATTCATGAAATATCTGGCTCGGTAGAAATTGCGCCCAATATAGGTTTGGCAGATGCGATCTGTGACTTGGTCAGCACAGGAAGTACGCTTTTTAAAAATGGATTAGAGGAGAAAGAAATCATTTTAAAATCGGAGGCGTGCATTGTGAAGTCCTTGAAAATGCCGGAGGAAGTGGCGCCTATTCTGAACCGGTTGCTCTACCGGATAAAATCAGTATTGACAGCCAGAAACAATAAATACTTGTTGATGAATGCCCCGAACCATGCCATCGAACAGATCATCAGTATCTTGCCTGGCATGAAAAGCCCTACGGTTATGCCCTTAGCCACTGAAGGCTGGAGTTCTATTCATACCGTTATTTCAGAAGATCGTTTTTGGGAGATTATCGAAGCATTGGAAGGGGCTGGCGCACAGGGCATCCTGGTTGTGCCCATCCAGAAAATGATTATTTGA